In Colletotrichum destructivum chromosome 8, complete sequence, the following proteins share a genomic window:
- a CDS encoding Putative aminotransferase, class-I, pyridoxal-phosphate-binding, aminotransferase, class I/classII has translation MVRIAAFEVEQWMDEYETTPGCLNIAETCAASVSVDDLVALSEDKRASGPVDLSTKLVYGPIRGSVPLRRRVAALCGSQAGPTHRASSSPDLLDEADVLITQGAIGANFLLLYTLVGPGDHVICVYPTYQQLYGVPESLGADVSLWRLRRENGFVPDVGELDGLAKPNTKMIIINNPNNPTGAPIPEPVLASIVAYAKARDIIVFSDEVYRPLFHDFFDNGDDASHIPPPVTAFGYDKVVVTGSMSKSYALAGIRIGWIASRDKGIIQAVASARDYTTISVSQIDDQIASYALSKPVWGPLLRRNVALANTNKALLEAFVEKYKGTCSWVKPSAGTTAFIRFTREGKPVDDVRFCLDVLNKTKVFFVPGSRCFGHGKDFAGYVRIGYVCHTEVLREALEKLGQYMDTDFSLATS, from the exons ATGGTCCGGATAGCAGCTTTTGAGGTCGAGCAATGGATGGACGAGTACGAGACCACCCCGGGCTGCCTCAATATCGCCGAGacctgcgccgcctccgtctccgtcgacgacctggtcgCCCTCTCCGAGGACAAGCGCGCGTCCGGCCCCGTCGACCTTTCCACCAAGCTGGTCTACGGCCCCATCCGCGGCTCCGTCCCGCTCCGTCGGAGGGTCGCCGCGCTTTGTGGCAGCCAAGCCGGCCCGACCCAccgcgcctcgtcgtcccccgATTTGCTCGATGAGGCCGACGTGCTCATCACCCAGGGCGCCATTGGTGCCAACTTCTTGTTGCTATACACCCTCgtcggccccggcgaccATGTCATTTGCGTCTATCCCACATACCAGCAGCTCTACGGCGTTCCCGAGagtctcggcgccgacgtctcCTTGTGGAGGCTCAGGAGGGAGAATGGCTTCGTGCCtgacgtcggcgagctcgacggcctcgccaaGCCAAACACAAAG AtgatcatcatcaacaacccaAATAACCCCACGGGCGCACCAATCCCGGAGCCTGTCCTTGCCTCAATCGTCGCCTATGCCAAGGCCCGagacatcatcgtcttctcggACGAGGTCTACCGACCCCTGTTTCATGACTTCTTtgacaacggcgacgacgcctccCATATCCCACCCCCGGTCACGGCATTCGGCTacgacaaggtcgtcgtcacgGGCTCCATGTCTAAGTCCTACGCCCTCGCTGGCATCCGCATCGGCTGGATCGCGTCGCGGGACAAGGGCATCATCCAGGCGGTCGCCTCAGCGCGGGACTACACCACCATCAGCGTGTCGCAGATCGATGACCAGATCGCCTCTTACGCGCTGTCGAAGCCCGTCTGGGGCCCCTTGCTGAGGCGGAACGTCGCGCTTGCGAACACGAACAAGGCTCTCCTCGAGGCCTTTGTCGAGAAGTACAAGGGCACCTGTTCGTGGGTCAAGCCCAGCGCCGGCACGACAGCGTTTATCCGGTTTACTCGCGAGGGCAAGccggtcgacgacgtccgtTTCTGTCTGGACGTGCTCAACAAGACCAAGGTGTTTTTTGTCCCGGGGTCTAGGTGCTTCGGCCACGGGAAGGACTTCGCAGGCTACGTGAGGATTGGCTACGTCTGTCATACCGAAGTGCTCAGGGAGGCCCTGGAGAAACTCGGACAGTACATGGACACTGATTTCTCATTGGCAACGAGCTGA